In the Sphingosinicella humi genome, one interval contains:
- a CDS encoding HprK-related kinase A — MRHEIQLQVGPVGFRVGSHWRAPIEALRGLYEGYPVPEACDFTVRLEAEKPWRRWLRPSVAIHGDYMLPDAAPLPLAQGLLAAEMGMNLQMALGQKRYLLLHASSVEKDGRALLMTGHSGSGKSTLAAILGERGWRLMGDEFALLDLADGRLHAFPRAVSLKNGAISVVAGITDETRLGPLLVGTPKGSIRHLRPRADALARMAEPAVPALILFPRFGRDLAAAVRPVGAAEVFMRLTQASTNYVALGEAGFAGLARLVHAVPARAIDYPDTEAALALVAELWKEPA, encoded by the coding sequence ATGAGGCACGAAATCCAGCTTCAGGTGGGGCCTGTCGGCTTCCGCGTCGGCTCTCATTGGCGGGCGCCGATCGAAGCGTTGCGGGGGCTATACGAAGGCTACCCGGTGCCGGAGGCCTGCGACTTTACCGTCAGGCTGGAGGCCGAGAAGCCATGGCGACGCTGGCTGCGGCCGTCGGTGGCGATCCATGGGGACTATATGTTGCCCGACGCGGCGCCGCTGCCGCTGGCGCAGGGGCTGCTCGCGGCCGAGATGGGGATGAACCTGCAAATGGCGCTGGGGCAGAAGCGCTACCTGCTGCTGCACGCCTCCTCGGTCGAGAAGGATGGCCGGGCGCTGCTCATGACCGGCCATTCGGGCTCCGGCAAGTCGACTCTGGCGGCGATATTGGGCGAGCGCGGCTGGCGTTTGATGGGCGACGAGTTCGCGCTGCTCGATCTGGCGGACGGGCGGCTGCACGCTTTCCCGCGTGCGGTGAGCCTCAAGAACGGCGCCATCTCGGTCGTTGCCGGCATCACCGACGAGACGCGGCTCGGGCCGCTGCTGGTGGGCACGCCCAAGGGGTCGATCCGCCACCTTCGCCCGCGCGCGGACGCGCTGGCGCGGATGGCGGAGCCGGCCGTGCCCGCCCTCATCCTGTTTCCGCGCTTCGGCCGCGACCTTGCGGCCGCCGTCCGCCCGGTCGGCGCGGCCGAAGTCTTCATGCGCCTGACCCAGGCTTCGACCAACTATGTCGCGCTGGGGGAGGCGGGTTTCGCCGGCCTCGCCCGGCTTGTGCACGCCGTGCCGGCGCGGGCGATCGACTATCCGGATACGGAGGCGGCGCTCGCGCTGGTCGCCGAGCTGTGGAAGGAGCCGGCATGA
- a CDS encoding HPr-rel-A system PqqD family peptide chaperone has protein sequence MSGPRYVADAADSTLRVELDGLTALFHRPSGMTHLLAPPAPQILQVLANNPGDPSEIVSRLSQTFEVEGEEAILARLVELEASGLVWRADPGNANAEPRDRAA, from the coding sequence ATGTCCGGCCCGCGCTATGTGGCCGACGCCGCCGATTCGACGCTCCGCGTGGAGCTCGATGGACTGACGGCCCTGTTCCACCGTCCCTCCGGCATGACCCATCTGCTCGCCCCGCCGGCGCCGCAGATCCTTCAAGTGCTTGCGAATAATCCCGGCGATCCATCTGAAATTGTTTCGCGATTGTCCCAGACCTTTGAGGTGGAGGGCGAAGAGGCGATCCTGGCGCGGCTTGTCGAGTTGGAGGCATCGGGACTGGTCTGGCGAGCCGATCCGGGGAACGCGAACGCCGAACCGCGGGATCGTGCCGCATGA